CGACGCGCTCAATACGCAGACGGTACAGCCCGTCCACCCGCGGCCGACACTGATTACTCCCGGGCGGCCCAGCGGCCGGTATGGACGCCACCGAGGCCCAGACGGCCTGCTTCGAAGCGGGCATCAAGTTCGGGACGCTGTACCACCAGTTCGCGGGCACGCCGGTCAGCCCGGCGAGCGCCGATAGTCTCGCCCGCGCGATGGAGGAGGCCATCGAGAACCAACCGCACTGCGAGTCGGTGACCGTCGACGTGCTGGTCGAGGAACTCGAAGCCGAGCTGGCCGATT
This DNA window, taken from Halosimplex litoreum, encodes the following:
- a CDS encoding dihydroneopterin aldolase family protein, coding for MDATEAQTACFEAGIKFGTLYHQFAGTPVSPASADSLARAMEEAIENQPHCESVTVDVLVEELEAELADSAADYTELTGRFVEVEMTIDYEGHQIRTRMDVQDGYPLMRVEDVSPDA